In the Ornithinimicrobium pratense genome, CGCGACATCCCCAAGCCGGTCATCGCGGCCGTCAACGGCGTCGCGGTCGGCGGTGGCCACGTGCTGCACGTGCTGTGCGACCTGTCGGTGGCCAGCAGCACCGCCCGGTTCGGGCAGAGCGGGCCGCGGGTGGGCTCCTTCGACGCGGGCTTCGGCTCGGCCTACCTCGCGCGGGTGGTCGGCGAGAAGCGGGCTCGGCAGATCTGGTTCCTGCTCGATCTCTACGACGCCGAGACCGCCGAGCGCTGGGGCCTGGTCAACGACGTGGTCCCGCCGGAGCAGCTGATGGACAAGGCGCGCGAGTATGCCGCCAAGATCTCTTCTTACTCCCCCACCGCCCTGCGCTTCCTCAAGCACAGCTTCAACGCCGACTCCGACCACATGCAGGGCCTGGGAAATATCGCCTTCGCCGGCCTGGACCTGTTCGTGCAGACCGAGGAAGCCAAGGAGGGCGCCAACGCCTTCAGCGAGAAGCGGACGCCGGACTTCAGCCCCTGGCGCTGAGTCGCTCCCCTCGGCAGGACACGCGGGGTGGCCCCAGTGGCGGGCCACGGCGGCCGTCCGCTGCAGGTCGCGCGGTCGCAGAGCGCGCGAGATGATGCCGAGATGACCACCACCCGAGAGTCCCTGGAGAGCGCCTCGGAGGCGCGTGGCCTGGCCGAGCTAGTGCTCGTGCGGCACGGCGAGAGTATGGGCAACCTGGCCGACCGTGCGGCGTTGGACGCAGGCGAGGCCTACATCGACATCGACGTCCGAGACGCCGATGTCGAACTGTCCGAGACCGGCATCGAGCAGGCCCAGGCGGTGCGGGACTACCTGCGCAGCCTGCCTGAGGACCGGCGCCCGACCGCGGTGC is a window encoding:
- a CDS encoding enoyl-CoA hydratase-related protein, with the translated sequence MIRPEDFTDVTYEVEESWAVVTINRPERYNSFRGRTVDELIAALKHAWADSRVACVILTGAGEKAFCAGGDVKERAETGSYGETEWGLFQIQQLHQVIRDIPKPVIAAVNGVAVGGGHVLHVLCDLSVASSTARFGQSGPRVGSFDAGFGSAYLARVVGEKRARQIWFLLDLYDAETAERWGLVNDVVPPEQLMDKAREYAAKISSYSPTALRFLKHSFNADSDHMQGLGNIAFAGLDLFVQTEEAKEGANAFSEKRTPDFSPWR